One stretch of Oceanimonas pelagia DNA includes these proteins:
- the ligA gene encoding NAD-dependent DNA ligase LigA codes for MNDAHARLLALRQQLNTWNHQYYVEDAPTVPDAEYDRCMRELLALESEHPEWQDAASPSQRVGGAPVAAFPEVQHALPMLSLDNVFSEEELAAFEKRILDRLGRTEPLAFCCEPKLDGLAVSLVYEQGRLVQAATRGDGSTGEGITENVRTIRAVPLMLRGEGWPARLEVRGEVYMPKSGFERMNERARAEGGKVFANPRNAAAGSLRQLDSRITASRPLAFYCYGVGFVEGEPLGERHFDVLQTLKSWGLPVSPEVKRVSGREGCQAYHDDILARRDRLPYEIDGVVYKVDELALQAQLGFVARAPRWATAHKFPAQEELTELLNVEFQVGRTGAITPVAKLRPVAVAGVTVSNATLHNADEIARLGVMVGDTVIIRRAGDVIPQVVGVVTERRPESAQAIVFPERCPVCDSDIERIEGEAVARCTGGLICAAQRKEALRHFASRKALDIEGLGTKLVEQLVDQELVKTPADLFHLSQNTLMGLERMGEKSAIKLLAALDKARTTTLPRFLYALGIREVGEATANNLARHFLELDAVMNAEVEKLIEVPDVGEIVAKHIYYFFRQPHNREVVDALVKPRDEGGCGLTWPAMEAPRADAQPLAGQTFVLTGTLSRMPRNEAKAALQALGAKVAGSVSAKTSVLVAGEAAGSKLTKAQELGVTIMDEDGLIALLEQHGV; via the coding sequence ATGAACGACGCCCACGCCCGCCTGCTCGCCCTGCGCCAGCAACTCAACACCTGGAACCATCAATATTACGTGGAAGACGCACCCACCGTGCCCGACGCGGAGTACGACCGCTGCATGCGCGAGCTGCTGGCGCTTGAAAGCGAGCATCCCGAATGGCAGGACGCGGCTTCTCCCAGCCAGAGGGTAGGCGGCGCGCCGGTTGCGGCGTTTCCCGAGGTGCAGCATGCCCTGCCCATGCTGTCACTGGACAACGTGTTCAGCGAAGAGGAGCTGGCCGCTTTTGAAAAGCGCATTCTCGACCGTCTGGGCCGCACCGAGCCGCTGGCATTTTGCTGCGAGCCCAAGCTCGACGGCCTGGCGGTAAGTCTGGTGTATGAGCAGGGCCGGCTGGTGCAGGCCGCCACCCGGGGCGACGGCAGCACCGGCGAGGGCATTACCGAAAACGTGCGCACCATTCGTGCCGTGCCGCTCATGCTGCGCGGCGAAGGCTGGCCCGCGCGGCTGGAAGTGCGTGGCGAGGTCTATATGCCCAAATCCGGCTTTGAACGCATGAACGAGCGCGCCCGGGCCGAAGGCGGCAAGGTGTTCGCCAACCCGCGCAACGCCGCCGCCGGCAGCCTGCGCCAGCTCGACTCCCGCATTACCGCCAGCCGGCCTCTGGCCTTTTACTGCTACGGCGTGGGTTTTGTAGAGGGCGAGCCCCTGGGCGAGCGCCACTTTGATGTGCTGCAAACCCTCAAAAGCTGGGGCCTGCCGGTGAGCCCGGAGGTAAAACGGGTGAGTGGACGGGAAGGCTGTCAGGCTTATCACGACGATATTCTGGCGCGCCGGGATCGGTTGCCCTACGAAATCGACGGCGTGGTGTACAAGGTGGATGAGCTGGCGCTGCAGGCACAACTGGGCTTTGTGGCCCGGGCGCCGCGCTGGGCCACCGCCCACAAGTTTCCTGCTCAGGAAGAGCTGACCGAGCTGCTGAACGTGGAGTTTCAGGTGGGGCGCACCGGCGCCATCACCCCGGTGGCCAAGCTCAGGCCGGTGGCGGTGGCCGGGGTCACCGTATCCAACGCCACCCTGCACAACGCCGATGAAATTGCCCGGTTGGGGGTGATGGTGGGCGACACTGTGATCATTCGTCGCGCCGGCGATGTGATCCCCCAGGTGGTGGGCGTAGTCACCGAACGCCGCCCCGAGTCTGCACAAGCCATTGTATTTCCCGAACGCTGTCCGGTGTGTGATTCCGACATAGAGCGCATTGAAGGCGAAGCCGTGGCCCGCTGCACCGGGGGGCTGATTTGTGCCGCCCAGCGCAAGGAGGCGCTGCGCCACTTCGCCTCGCGCAAGGCGCTGGACATCGAAGGGCTGGGCACCAAACTGGTGGAACAGCTGGTGGATCAGGAACTGGTCAAGACCCCGGCAGACTTGTTTCATCTTTCCCAAAACACCTTGATGGGGCTGGAACGCATGGGGGAGAAGTCGGCCATCAAGCTGCTGGCGGCCTTGGACAAGGCCCGTACCACCACGCTGCCCCGTTTTCTCTATGCTTTGGGCATTCGCGAGGTGGGTGAGGCCACCGCCAACAACCTGGCCCGGCATTTTCTGGAGCTGGACGCGGTAATGAACGCCGAGGTGGAAAAACTGATTGAAGTGCCTGATGTGGGCGAGATCGTGGCCAAGCACATCTACTACTTCTTTCGCCAGCCCCACAACCGGGAAGTGGTGGATGCCCTGGTCAAACCCCGTGACGAAGGCGGCTGCGGCCTGACCTGGCCGGCGATGGAAGCCCCCAGGGCCGATGCCCAGCCGCTGGCGGGTCAGACCTTTGTGCTGACCGGCACCTTAAGCCGCATGCCGCGCAACGAGGCCAAGGCCGCGCTGCAGGCCTTGGGCGCCAAGGTGGCCGGCTCCGTCTCCGCCAAGACCAGCGTGCTGGTGGCCGGCGAAGCCGCCGGCTCCAAGCTCACCAAGGCCCAGGAGCTGGGTGTGACCATTATGGATGAAGACGGGCTGATTGCACTGCTGGAACAGCATGGAGTATGA